A window from Zonotrichia albicollis isolate bZonAlb1 chromosome 8, bZonAlb1.hap1, whole genome shotgun sequence encodes these proteins:
- the BARHL2 gene encoding barH-like 2 homeobox protein produces MEGPSGSSFGIDTILSGGSTGSPGVMNGDFRPHGDGRPADFRSQATPSPCSEIDTVGTAPSSPISVSMEHPEPHLGVAESLPPPPHHLHLGPHPPPPPPPSLQPSPPQPPPPQLGSASSGPRTSTSSFLIKDILGDSKPLAACAPYSTSVPSPHHTPKQEGSAAPESFRPKLEQEDGKAKLDKRDDTQGDIKCHGTKEEGDREISSSRDSPPVRAKKPRKARTAFSDHQLNQLERSFERQKYLSVQDRMDLAAALNLTDTQVKTWYQNRRTKWKRQTAVGLELLAEAGNYSALQRMFPSPYFYHPSLLGSMDSTTAAAAAAAMYSSMYRTPPAPHPQLQRPLVPRVLIHGLGPGGQPALNPLANPMPGTPHPR; encoded by the exons ATGGAGGGGCCGAGCGGGTCCAGCTTCGGGATAGATACGATCCTGTCGGGTGGCAGCACCGGCAGCCCCGGAGTCATGAACGGAGATTTTCGCCCCCACGGCGACGGCCGGCCGGCGGATTTTAGGAGCCAGGCCACGCCGTCCCCCTGCTCGGAAATCGACACGGTGGGGACGGCGCCCTCATCGCCCATCTCGGTGAGCATGGAGCACCCCGAGCCGCACCTGGGGGTGGCGGAGagcctcccgccgccgccgcaccaCCTCCACCTCGGCCCACacccgccgccgccaccgccgccgaGTTTGCAGCCGTCGCCCCCGCAGCCACCGCCGCCACAACTGGGCTCGGCCAGCTCCGGCCCGAGGACTTCCACctcttcttttttaattaagGACATTTTGGGAGACAGCAAACCGCTAGCGGCGTGTGCACCTTACAGTACCAGCGTCCCCTCTCCCCACCATACTCCCAAGCAGGAGGGCAGCGCGGCACCGGAGAGCTTCAGGCCCAAACTCGAGCAGGAGGACGGTAAAGCCAAGCTCGACAAACGCGACGACACGCAGGGGGACATCAAATGCCACG GGACAAAGGAGGAGGGCGACCGGGAGATCAGCAGCAGCCGGGACAGCCCGCCAGTGCGGGCTAAGAAGCCTCGGAAGGCACGAACAGCCTTCTCCGACCATCAGCTCAACCAGCTGGAGCGCAGCTTCGAGCGGCAGAAATACCTGAGCGTGCAGGACCGCATGGACTTGGCCGCCGCCCTCAACCTCACCGACACGCAGGTCAAAACCTGGTACCAGAACCGGAG GACGAAGTGGAAGCGACAGACGGCGGtgggcctggagctgctggccgAGGCCGGGAACTACTCAGCGCTGCAGCGGATGTTCCCCTCGCCCTATTTCTATCACCCCAGCCTGCTGGGCAGCATGGACAGCACGACGGCAGCTGCGGCGGCCGCAGCCATGTACAGCAGCATGTACCGGACTCCCCCCGCGCCGCACCCCCAGCTCCAGCGGCCGCTGGTGCCGCGGGTGCTGATCCACGGGCTGGGGCCCGGCGGGCAGCCGGCCCTCAACCCCCTGGCCAACCCCATGCCCGGCACCCCGCACCCCCGGTGA